In Pantoea cypripedii, the DNA window GATTGATTAAATGACTCTATCGCTGAGGTCGCCAGGGCAAAATGCCGGTTTGTTCTGAGCTGTGCCGAAAATTAACAATTCGTTTCGGTGTTCAATTATTTCGCTTATTTTGTGCGCTGTCTGTCATTTTTCAGAAATAGATATGTAGGTGGTGTTTCTATTTAGTAAATAGAATGTTATTAATGAGAATAATTCTCTTGTATGGAAGTATGATTTCTTTTTATCGATTAATTGACGGTATTATTGCGATGCGTAAATTGTTTTGGTCATTTGCACAGTCGATTTGAATAAAAACCTGACATTTGTACGGATAAATCGGAAATTCCCGCCTCGAAAGCCCTTTACCAGCCTGTAACCAAAATTCAACATCATGATGGTTTCTCATCAAAACACATTCTTAATTTAACTCTTACAATTTGAAATATCTGTATCCCTAAGATTGCCACGTTGTTTACCGATTAATTAAGTCATTAACAAAAATAATTATCTTTCTTAGCAAGTGAGAGTCGTCAGGCCATGCTTCTACAAAAACCGACCACCAGACGTAAATTTCTGCTTGGGTCGCTTTTGGCTTTGCCATTAAGTGACCTGGTATTTAAGGGATTAACTGCGGCGCAGGCTGCGGAAATGGCAGCACCGGAACTTGCCGACTATAAACCGATCTTTTTCAGCGCCGATGAGTGGCAATTTATCCTTGCCGCCACCGATCGCCTGATCCCCGCCGGGGGAAATGGCAAAGCACCTGGCGCGCTGGAAACGAACGTACCGATCTTTATCGACCAGCAGCTGCACAGCCCGGAATTTGGCGCTGAAATCTACATGCAGGGTCCGTTTGACGTGCATGCGCCCGCCACCATGGGTTACCAGATCCCGTTCACGCCGCAGCAGATGTACCACACCGGTATCAAACTGGTGAATCAGTGGACGCAGAGCAGCTATCAGAAAGCGTTCCACGAGCTGACGCTGGAAGAGAAAGACGCGGTTCTCACCAAAGTTAACAAGAATGATGGTATCGACTTCGCTGCATTGGGCGAGCCGAACCTGAAAGCCTCCCAGTTCTTTAGCCAACTGCTTGCAGATACCAAACATGGCTACCTCGCTGATCCGATGTACGGCGGTAACAAGGGCATGAAAGCCTGGATTGCCATCGGCTTCCCTGGCGCACGCGCCAGCTTCACCGAGTGGGTTAAACAGCACAACGTACCGTACCCGCTTGGCCCGGTCAGCATCATGGGTGAGCGCGCGTAATTGCGTTTCGCATCAGGTATTTGAGACAGGAATAACATGGCACAGATTACTAAAAAAGAAGTCGACGTCGTTGTCTGCGGCCTCGGCTGGGCAGGCTCGTTAATGAGCATCGAACTGGCGCTGGCCGGTCTGGAAGTCCGCGCGCTGGAGCGCGGCGGTGAGCGCGATTATCCCGAATTCGCCTACCCGAAACCGGCCGATGAATACGCCTATAACGTGCGTAACAAGGTATTTGCCACGCCAAAAGAAGTGGCGGTCACCGTGCGTTACAACATGGATCAAACGGCGCTACCGACCCGTAAATGGGGTGCGTTTGCACCGGGTACCGGGGTAGGTGGTGCGGGTATGCACTGGACGGCGGTATTGATTCGTCCGACGCCAACCGATATCAAACTGAAGAGCTATGTCGATCAGGCGTATAAGCCGGGTGTTCTGCAGGAAGATATGCGCGTGATGGACTTCCCGTTCACCTGGGAAGAGATCGAGCCTTATTACTACAAGTTCGAGCTGATTTGCGGCCAGTCCGGCAACACCGGTAACCTGCGCGGCCAGATCCTCGAAGGCGGTGACCCGTTTGAAGGTCCACGCTCGGAGCCTTATCCGCTGCCAGCGCTGGAAGACACGCTGAACAACGTGATGTTCAAAGAAGCCGCTACCAAACTGGGCTATCATCCGTTCCCGAACCCATCCGCTTGCGTGTCACGCGCGTGGAAAAACCCCTATGGCAATACCATCGCGCCTTGTAACTACTGCGGTTATTGCTCGAAATATCCATGCCTGAACTACTCCAAAGCCTCACCGCAAACCGCCGTGATGGATGCGCTGAAGCGTATGCCGAACTTCTCTTACGAAGTGCACGCGGAAGTGGTGAAAGTGGTGCTGCATGATGACAAGAAAACCGCCAAAGGCGTGATTTACTACGATGTCGATGGCAACGAAGTGTTCCAGCCAGCGAAGATCGTGGTGCTCTCCAGCTTCCAGCTCTACAACGTGCGTCTGATGTTGTTGTCCGGCATTGGTAAGCCGTACAACCCGATCACCGAAGAAGGTGTGGTAGGGCGTAACTATGCGTTCCTGTCCAACGGCGGCGCGACCCTGTTCTTCAAAGACAAAAACTTCAACTCATTCGCTACCGCGGGTGCGACTGGCCAGATGTTTAACGACATCTCTCCGGGTAACTTCGATGGCCCTGGTCTCGGTTTCCTCGGTGGTGCCAAGATCCACAGCTCACAGGCGACCGGTACGCCAATTGCTACCTCGCTGCCGAAAGGTACGCCGAGCTGGGGTATGGGCTACAAGGAAGGTCTGGAGCAGTGGTACAACCATTCGATGAAGATCAGCATCACCACGACCTGCCAGTCGTATCGTGACATCTATCTGGATCTGGACCCGCATTACACCGACCACCGTGGCCTGCCGCTGCTGCGTATGACCTTCAACTGGAAAGAGAACGAGTTGAAGCTCCAGCAGCATCTGAAAGGCATCGTGGGCAACATCGCCAAAGAACTGAATCCGGATAGCATGAGCATGAGCTTCCTGCCAATGGGCGCTGACTTTGACCTGACCAAATACGTTTCCACCCACAACGTGGGCGGTGCGGTGATGGGTGATAACCCGAGAACCTCCGCGCTGAACAAGTACCTGCAAAGCTGGGACGTGCATAACGTGTTTGTACCGGGCGGAAATGCCTTCCCGCAGAACTTCCAGGCGAACCCGACCGATACCATCG includes these proteins:
- a CDS encoding gluconate 2-dehydrogenase subunit 3 family protein, with the translated sequence MLLQKPTTRRKFLLGSLLALPLSDLVFKGLTAAQAAEMAAPELADYKPIFFSADEWQFILAATDRLIPAGGNGKAPGALETNVPIFIDQQLHSPEFGAEIYMQGPFDVHAPATMGYQIPFTPQQMYHTGIKLVNQWTQSSYQKAFHELTLEEKDAVLTKVNKNDGIDFAALGEPNLKASQFFSQLLADTKHGYLADPMYGGNKGMKAWIAIGFPGARASFTEWVKQHNVPYPLGPVSIMGERA
- a CDS encoding GMC family oxidoreductase; its protein translation is MAQITKKEVDVVVCGLGWAGSLMSIELALAGLEVRALERGGERDYPEFAYPKPADEYAYNVRNKVFATPKEVAVTVRYNMDQTALPTRKWGAFAPGTGVGGAGMHWTAVLIRPTPTDIKLKSYVDQAYKPGVLQEDMRVMDFPFTWEEIEPYYYKFELICGQSGNTGNLRGQILEGGDPFEGPRSEPYPLPALEDTLNNVMFKEAATKLGYHPFPNPSACVSRAWKNPYGNTIAPCNYCGYCSKYPCLNYSKASPQTAVMDALKRMPNFSYEVHAEVVKVVLHDDKKTAKGVIYYDVDGNEVFQPAKIVVLSSFQLYNVRLMLLSGIGKPYNPITEEGVVGRNYAFLSNGGATLFFKDKNFNSFATAGATGQMFNDISPGNFDGPGLGFLGGAKIHSSQATGTPIATSLPKGTPSWGMGYKEGLEQWYNHSMKISITTTCQSYRDIYLDLDPHYTDHRGLPLLRMTFNWKENELKLQQHLKGIVGNIAKELNPDSMSMSFLPMGADFDLTKYVSTHNVGGAVMGDNPRTSALNKYLQSWDVHNVFVPGGNAFPQNFQANPTDTIGAITLMAAQAIKEQYLKNPGPLVQA